A DNA window from Thalassospiraceae bacterium LMO-JJ14 contains the following coding sequences:
- a CDS encoding glutathione S-transferase family protein, producing the protein MSVSSDTPVLQILGRSNSFNVRKVLWACDELSIAYDRQDYGRGFKACTSPEFLALNPAAQVPVVIDGDNVMRESNAIIRYLAAKACNEILYPSGLVQRQKIEQWMDWVAYDVTHALRGAFLGGQLGEHPWDNPWFVERGRADLIHEIGLLNAHLESGGPYVVGADFTLADIPVGLVVNRWFMLDGISRPEMNAVTAYYELLSERPAFMRHGRNGLP; encoded by the coding sequence ATGTCAGTCAGCAGCGACACACCGGTGTTGCAGATACTCGGGCGCAGCAATTCGTTTAATGTCCGGAAGGTCCTTTGGGCCTGCGACGAATTGAGCATCGCTTATGACCGGCAGGATTACGGGCGCGGTTTCAAGGCCTGTACAAGCCCGGAATTTTTGGCGCTCAATCCCGCAGCTCAAGTGCCGGTGGTCATCGATGGCGACAATGTTATGCGGGAATCGAATGCGATCATTCGATATCTGGCCGCCAAGGCATGTAATGAGATCCTGTATCCGTCGGGCCTTGTTCAACGTCAAAAGATTGAACAGTGGATGGACTGGGTTGCCTACGATGTAACGCATGCCTTGCGAGGTGCATTTCTTGGCGGACAGTTGGGTGAGCACCCATGGGACAACCCGTGGTTCGTCGAACGCGGCCGTGCGGACCTTATTCATGAAATAGGGTTGCTGAATGCGCATCTGGAAAGCGGTGGGCCGTATGTTGTCGGCGCTGATTTCACACTCGCTGACATTCCAGTCGGTCTTGTGGTCAACAGGTGGTTTATGCTGGACGGTATTTCACGTCCCGAAATGAACGCGGTTACTGCCTACTACGAATTACTGAGCGAACGCCCTGCATTTATGCGTCATGGACGAAACGGCTTGCCTTGA
- a CDS encoding phosphocholine cytidylyltransferase family protein — protein MHAIILAAGVGSRLFGDSRTQPPKSLIEFDGQTLLARHIEYLQNFGIEKLTLVVGYRKDLVVAEAERCAPDGFLEIIENPMYRGGSIISMWYAREAYRCGQDVLFMDADVLYDTEILKRLIDSVEASAFVYDDDLDEGDDPVRICLRNGTVVDFGKRIVGQFDAMGEWPGFMTVSRETGPLVAASLENYIEGGQLMATYEEAIRDVIVGGPRGAFGIVDISDLDWIEIDFPEDLERAREVILPKLTS, from the coding sequence ATGCATGCCATCATACTTGCCGCAGGTGTCGGCAGCCGTCTCTTTGGGGATAGCCGCACCCAGCCACCGAAAAGCCTGATCGAGTTTGACGGCCAGACCTTGCTGGCTCGCCATATCGAATATCTTCAGAATTTCGGCATCGAAAAGCTGACTCTCGTCGTCGGTTACAGGAAAGACCTCGTCGTCGCCGAAGCCGAGCGGTGCGCCCCAGACGGGTTTCTGGAGATTATCGAAAATCCGATGTATCGCGGCGGCAGCATCATTTCCATGTGGTATGCCCGCGAAGCCTACCGATGTGGGCAGGATGTCCTCTTCATGGATGCGGATGTGCTGTACGACACCGAAATTCTGAAGCGCCTGATCGACAGCGTCGAGGCGAGCGCTTTTGTTTATGACGATGATCTGGACGAAGGGGACGACCCGGTCCGAATTTGCCTCCGCAACGGCACCGTTGTCGACTTCGGCAAGCGTATCGTCGGCCAGTTCGATGCCATGGGTGAATGGCCCGGCTTTATGACGGTTTCGCGTGAGACCGGTCCGCTCGTGGCGGCGTCGCTGGAAAACTACATCGAGGGTGGCCAGTTGATGGCGACTTACGAAGAAGCGATCCGTGATGTTATTGTCGGCGGGCCGCGTGGTGCTTTTGGGATTGTCGATATCTCAGATCTCGACTGGATTGAAATAGATTTTCCGGAAGATCTTGAACGCGCCCGGGAAGTCATATTACCGAAACTGACGTCTTAA
- a CDS encoding NAD-dependent epimerase/dehydratase family protein gives MQLNNGPYLVTGATGFVGSAVVRVLLARGAHVRVLVRPGSDRRNLSGLDVSVCEGDLMRPESLIPALAGCTGLFHVAADYRLWTRDPASMFRANVEGTRAILAKAHEVGVERAVYTSSVAVLGIDPSGRPADEETPVGFSDMIGVYKQSKFRAEEAAQAVIAETGLDCVIVNPSTPIGPRDIKPTPTGRLVVEAAAGRMPAYVDTGLNVAHVDDVAEGHLLAFEKGKKGRRYILGGDDMTLRAILNTVAQHAGVKPPFLQIPRAPIYPMAWAAEMWCAVTGRGEPFATVDGLKMSKKKMFFSSRRAEYELGYTHRPGTQALADAVDWFQANAYLGDTGKRS, from the coding sequence GTGCAGCTTAACAATGGTCCATACCTGGTTACCGGCGCGACAGGCTTTGTCGGTTCTGCGGTCGTGCGCGTGCTTTTGGCGCGCGGCGCGCACGTACGGGTACTGGTCCGGCCGGGCAGTGACCGGCGGAATTTGTCCGGTCTTGATGTTTCGGTGTGCGAAGGCGACCTGATGCGGCCTGAAAGCCTGATACCCGCGTTGGCGGGTTGTACAGGGTTATTCCATGTCGCTGCGGATTACCGTCTCTGGACCCGCGATCCGGCGTCAATGTTCCGCGCCAATGTGGAAGGGACACGCGCTATCCTCGCGAAAGCGCATGAAGTGGGGGTTGAACGGGCTGTATATACCTCCAGTGTCGCGGTACTCGGTATTGATCCGTCAGGACGTCCGGCGGATGAGGAAACACCGGTCGGCTTCAGCGACATGATCGGTGTCTACAAGCAATCAAAGTTCCGTGCGGAAGAAGCTGCGCAAGCGGTAATTGCCGAAACCGGGCTGGATTGCGTGATCGTCAATCCGTCGACCCCCATTGGCCCTCGCGATATCAAACCGACACCGACGGGGCGGCTTGTGGTCGAAGCTGCCGCCGGCCGCATGCCGGCTTACGTCGACACAGGTTTGAATGTGGCACACGTCGATGATGTTGCCGAAGGTCATTTACTGGCTTTCGAAAAAGGTAAAAAGGGGCGTCGTTATATTCTTGGCGGCGATGATATGACGCTACGCGCAATCCTGAATACGGTTGCCCAGCATGCCGGTGTCAAACCGCCATTTTTGCAAATTCCACGCGCTCCGATCTATCCGATGGCTTGGGCGGCGGAAATGTGGTGCGCCGTGACCGGTCGGGGCGAGCCGTTCGCAACGGTCGATGGGCTCAAAATGTCGAAGAAAAAGATGTTCTTTTCCTCCAGACGGGCAGAGTACGAACTCGGATACACTCACCGTCCCGGGACACAGGCTTTGGCGGATGCTGTCGACTGGTTTCAGGCGAACGCCTATCTTGGCGATACCGGCAAGCGTTCTTGA
- the ispH gene encoding 4-hydroxy-3-methylbut-2-enyl diphosphate reductase: MSEPIEIILANPRGFCAGVERAIEIVEKALIKYGPPIYVRHEIVHNKHVVESLRAKGAVFVDEIDEIPEGAVTIFSAHGVAEKVEIAARSRDLPVIDATCPLVSKVHKEGQNQAGKGRQVILIGHRGHPEVEGTQGRIPGGVLIVSDPREVAGLEVQDPEKLAYVTQTTLSVDETRATIDALKKRFPSIVGPDVKDICYATQNRQQAVRELSQTVDLLLVVGAKNSSNSNRLAELGGENGTPSYLIDDASMIQDSWFDGVSKVGLTAGASAPEELVQGVVKRIGALRGATVRNHDGVEENVVFKLPRELIDAEPASAVGD, translated from the coding sequence ATGAGCGAACCCATCGAAATCATCCTCGCCAACCCACGCGGTTTTTGTGCCGGCGTCGAACGCGCCATTGAAATTGTCGAAAAGGCTCTGATCAAATACGGTCCGCCTATCTATGTGCGGCACGAAATCGTACATAACAAGCACGTGGTCGAATCGCTGCGCGCCAAGGGTGCCGTATTCGTGGATGAAATCGATGAAATCCCGGAAGGCGCCGTGACCATTTTCAGCGCGCACGGTGTAGCGGAAAAGGTCGAGATTGCCGCCCGTTCGCGTGATCTGCCTGTTATCGACGCAACATGCCCGCTGGTTTCCAAGGTCCACAAGGAAGGTCAAAATCAGGCCGGCAAAGGCCGTCAGGTTATACTTATCGGCCACCGGGGTCATCCGGAAGTGGAAGGCACACAAGGCCGTATTCCGGGTGGCGTGTTGATTGTCAGCGATCCCCGTGAAGTGGCAGGGCTTGAAGTTCAAGACCCGGAAAAACTGGCATATGTGACACAAACCACGCTCTCCGTCGACGAAACGCGCGCGACCATTGACGCCCTGAAGAAACGCTTTCCAAGTATTGTCGGCCCGGACGTCAAAGACATCTGCTATGCAACGCAAAACCGACAGCAGGCCGTTCGTGAACTGTCGCAAACGGTTGATCTGCTGTTGGTCGTTGGTGCAAAAAACAGTTCCAATTCCAACCGTCTGGCGGAACTCGGCGGTGAAAATGGCACGCCGTCCTATCTGATCGACGATGCATCCATGATCCAGGATTCCTGGTTCGACGGTGTGTCCAAGGTTGGTCTGACGGCCGGTGCATCGGCACCCGAAGAGCTGGTCCAGGGTGTCGTCAAGCGGATCGGCGCACTACGAGGTGCGACTGTTCGTAATCATGACGGCGTTGAGGAAAATGTCGTTTTCAAATTGCCGCGGGAGCTTATCGATGCCGAGCCTGCCAGCGCGGTCGGAGACTGA
- the hpnH gene encoding adenosyl-hopene transferase HpnH, with translation MAVPLIQQARVGAYIMKQRLKGVEKYPLVLMLEPLFRCNLACPGCGKIDYEDDILNKRLSFDECMEAVDDCGAPIVSIPGGEPLIHKEIKQIVEGIVARKKFVYLCTNALLLEKRLDDFTPSPYLTFSVHLDGLETHHDHAVDQKGTFKRAVSAIKAAKARGFRVNINCTLFNQMTAEECAEFFDFCTNELQVEGITISPGYAYERAPDQEHFLQRGKTKELFRQIFRLKGDKKWRFSQSSLFMDFLAGNQQYHCQPWGNPTRNIFGWQKPCYLLSEGYVKSFKELMDDTPWDQYGTGNYEKCANCMVHCGYEPTAVADTVKHPLKALGVFLRGIDTEKPMAPEISLENQRPAEFVFENLVETMSQKLEREKAEARSKDAGRAA, from the coding sequence ATGGCGGTTCCCCTGATCCAGCAAGCCCGTGTCGGCGCATATATCATGAAGCAACGCCTGAAGGGTGTTGAAAAGTACCCGCTTGTCCTGATGCTGGAGCCCTTGTTCCGCTGCAACCTCGCCTGTCCGGGCTGCGGCAAGATCGATTACGAGGACGATATCCTCAACAAGCGGCTGAGCTTTGACGAATGCATGGAAGCCGTCGATGACTGCGGCGCGCCTATTGTCTCCATACCGGGTGGTGAGCCGCTTATTCACAAGGAAATCAAACAGATTGTCGAAGGCATCGTTGCGCGCAAGAAATTCGTATATCTGTGTACCAATGCCCTGCTGCTTGAGAAGCGGCTCGATGACTTCACGCCGTCACCATACCTGACATTCTCGGTTCATCTGGATGGGCTTGAAACGCATCACGACCACGCGGTTGACCAGAAAGGCACATTCAAGCGTGCTGTATCCGCAATCAAGGCGGCTAAGGCCCGCGGCTTTCGGGTAAATATCAATTGTACCCTTTTCAACCAAATGACCGCCGAAGAGTGTGCCGAATTCTTTGATTTCTGCACCAACGAGCTGCAGGTCGAAGGGATCACCATATCGCCGGGTTATGCTTACGAGCGCGCGCCCGATCAGGAGCACTTCCTGCAACGAGGCAAGACCAAGGAACTGTTCCGCCAGATCTTTCGCTTAAAGGGTGACAAGAAGTGGCGCTTTAGCCAGTCCAGTCTGTTTATGGATTTCCTTGCCGGCAACCAGCAGTACCATTGCCAGCCATGGGGCAACCCGACACGCAACATCTTCGGCTGGCAGAAACCTTGCTACCTGCTTAGCGAGGGATACGTGAAATCCTTCAAGGAATTGATGGATGACACGCCCTGGGACCAGTACGGCACCGGCAACTACGAAAAATGTGCCAATTGCATGGTGCATTGCGGCTACGAACCAACCGCCGTCGCCGACACGGTGAAACACCCCTTGAAAGCACTGGGGGTCTTCCTGCGCGGCATCGACACCGAGAAACCTATGGCGCCTGAAATTTCACTCGAAAATCAACGTCCGGCGGAATTCGTCTTCGAAAACCTGGTCGAGACCATGTCGCAAAAACTAGAGCGCGAAAAAGCCGAAGCCCGGTCCAAGGACGCGGGTCGCGCCGCTTAA
- the shc gene encoding squalene--hopene cyclase: MVELSAQAAKGSNDSLEHVEKVVSVSREWFLGEQQSEGYWAFELEADATIPAEYILLNHYLGEPNDEIEKKLAVYLRRIQEDKHGGWPLYHDGDFNISASVKAYYALKLVGDDPEAPHMKAARKAILAHGGAAKANVFTRIALALFEQVPWRAVPVMRAEALLIPRWSPFHVDKISYWSRTVMVPLLILAVLKPKAKNPRGIGIEELFIRPANDEDEYMVNPTGHWIGTLCLGIDRIAKIVEPLFPSGLEKKAIKRCLDFIGPRLNGEDGLGAIFPAMANTVMAFDALGYARDDPDYMIARESIDKLLTFKNGEGYCQPCLSPIWDTSLGGHALMEAGLDMSEKALVAATDWLADRQILDVAGDWAVNRPGLKPGGWAFQYNNDYYPDVDDTAVVGMLLHRADAERYQTAIERAKIWIEGMQSKNGGWGAFDIDNEYYVLQHIPFADHGALLDPPTADVSARCVSFLAQLGYGQERESVRRGVEYLKREQETDGSWFGRWGNNYVYGTWSVLCALNAVGEDMDAPYIRKAVEWLKARQFADGGWGEDCASYWQHRRDEVKTSTPSQTSWALLGLIAAGEINSQAVERGISYLMEAPREGGKWDEEYFNAVGFPRVFYLRYHGYSAYFPLWTLARYVNLSRGNERTPKYGI; this comes from the coding sequence TTGGTTGAACTCAGCGCTCAGGCAGCGAAAGGCAGTAATGACTCTCTCGAACATGTCGAGAAGGTCGTCTCCGTATCGCGTGAATGGTTCTTGGGAGAGCAGCAAAGCGAGGGGTATTGGGCCTTTGAGCTGGAGGCCGATGCGACGATTCCGGCTGAGTACATCCTGCTCAATCACTATCTGGGCGAGCCGAACGACGAGATCGAAAAGAAGCTTGCTGTTTATCTGCGCCGCATCCAGGAAGACAAGCACGGCGGTTGGCCGCTCTATCACGATGGGGATTTCAATATCAGTGCTTCAGTGAAGGCCTATTACGCCTTGAAGCTGGTCGGCGACGATCCCGAAGCGCCGCATATGAAAGCGGCCCGTAAAGCCATTCTGGCGCACGGTGGTGCAGCCAAAGCCAATGTCTTTACGCGTATCGCACTGGCGCTGTTCGAACAGGTGCCGTGGCGTGCTGTTCCGGTGATGCGCGCCGAGGCGCTTCTGATACCGCGCTGGTCACCGTTCCATGTCGATAAGATTTCGTACTGGTCACGGACAGTCATGGTGCCTTTGCTGATTTTGGCGGTCCTTAAACCAAAAGCGAAGAACCCCAGAGGCATCGGTATTGAGGAGTTGTTCATTCGCCCCGCCAATGACGAAGACGAGTATATGGTCAATCCGACGGGGCACTGGATCGGCACGTTGTGTCTGGGTATCGATCGTATTGCAAAGATCGTCGAGCCGCTGTTCCCGTCGGGCCTGGAAAAGAAGGCGATAAAACGCTGCCTTGATTTCATCGGTCCGAGACTGAATGGAGAAGACGGTCTTGGAGCGATTTTCCCGGCCATGGCCAATACCGTCATGGCGTTTGATGCATTGGGATACGCCCGTGACGATCCGGATTATATGATCGCCAGGGAATCCATCGACAAGCTTTTGACCTTCAAGAATGGTGAAGGGTATTGCCAGCCTTGCCTGTCCCCGATCTGGGATACGTCTCTTGGCGGCCATGCGCTGATGGAAGCCGGTCTGGATATGAGCGAGAAGGCGCTGGTCGCGGCCACGGACTGGCTCGCAGATCGGCAGATTCTCGATGTTGCGGGTGACTGGGCTGTCAACCGGCCGGGGCTTAAACCGGGTGGCTGGGCGTTTCAGTACAACAACGATTATTACCCCGATGTCGACGATACAGCCGTCGTCGGCATGTTGCTGCATCGTGCCGATGCGGAGCGTTACCAGACCGCAATAGAACGCGCCAAAATCTGGATAGAAGGCATGCAATCGAAAAACGGTGGTTGGGGGGCCTTCGATATCGATAATGAATACTACGTCCTGCAACACATTCCGTTTGCCGATCACGGAGCGCTGCTGGACCCGCCAACGGCGGATGTCAGTGCACGCTGCGTTTCATTCCTGGCGCAACTCGGATATGGGCAGGAACGCGAAAGTGTGCGTCGCGGCGTCGAATACCTGAAACGCGAACAGGAAACGGATGGTTCGTGGTTTGGGCGCTGGGGCAACAATTACGTCTATGGCACATGGTCCGTGCTCTGTGCGCTGAATGCGGTCGGCGAGGATATGGACGCGCCTTATATCCGCAAGGCCGTCGAATGGCTCAAGGCCCGGCAATTTGCCGATGGCGGCTGGGGCGAGGATTGCGCCAGTTACTGGCAGCACCGCCGAGATGAAGTTAAAACCTCGACGCCTTCGCAAACGTCTTGGGCGTTATTGGGGCTGATTGCCGCAGGTGAGATCAATTCGCAAGCGGTCGAGCGAGGCATCAGTTATCTGATGGAAGCGCCCCGCGAAGGCGGCAAGTGGGACGAGGAGTACTTCAATGCCGTCGGGTTTCCGCGCGTGTTCTATCTTCGCTACCACGGCTACAGCGCCTATTTCCCGTTATGGACCCTTGCCCGCTACGTGAACTTGTCGCGCGGTAACGAGCGCACCCCCAAATACGGCATCTGA
- the hpnE gene encoding hydroxysqualene dehydroxylase HpnE, whose amino-acid sequence MTTRKAFVLGGGVAGLAAATSLCEQGVAVTLIEAAPQAGGRCRSFFDKQLGCDIDNGNHLVLSGNVDAMRYLARTGAMETIDILPACLPFQDVGTGETWEVALGKGRIPWRLLCPHHGIPGVRLRDFWRSRKLFKAGPDACVADVLKDTGQLYERFWKPFAIAVLNTEPERAAAALLAPVIRETVMQGGMSCRPVLAKRGLGFSFVDPALAYLRAQGADVRLGVRCRGLNIQDTSVRALDLDGETIRLADDDIVISALPPSIAGELIAGVSVPDEFRAIVNVHFDIGGERRARIIGILGGLAEWLFLRGNIASVTISAADHVVDETASDIAARIWHEIARILAMNPDILPPVRVIKEKRATFAQTPQQISRRSGPETGIRNLWLAGDWTDTGLPATIEGAIRSGHRCTGLALNR is encoded by the coding sequence GTGACAACCCGCAAGGCCTTCGTCCTGGGCGGTGGCGTTGCCGGCCTTGCTGCGGCAACATCGCTATGCGAGCAGGGCGTAGCGGTCACCTTGATCGAGGCCGCGCCGCAAGCCGGTGGCCGCTGCCGGAGTTTCTTCGACAAACAACTCGGTTGCGATATCGATAACGGCAACCATCTGGTCCTGAGCGGCAATGTCGACGCCATGCGCTATCTCGCAAGAACCGGTGCCATGGAAACGATCGATATCCTGCCGGCATGTCTTCCGTTTCAAGACGTGGGGACGGGTGAAACCTGGGAAGTCGCGCTTGGCAAGGGACGTATCCCGTGGCGGTTGTTGTGCCCGCATCACGGAATACCTGGTGTGCGGCTCAGGGACTTCTGGCGTAGCCGAAAGCTTTTCAAAGCCGGTCCCGATGCATGTGTTGCCGATGTTTTGAAAGATACCGGACAACTTTATGAACGCTTCTGGAAGCCCTTTGCCATCGCCGTTCTGAATACCGAACCTGAGCGCGCAGCCGCAGCGCTGTTGGCGCCCGTGATCCGGGAAACCGTGATGCAGGGCGGCATGTCCTGCCGGCCTGTATTGGCAAAGCGTGGGCTGGGATTCAGCTTTGTCGACCCGGCGCTGGCGTATCTTCGCGCCCAGGGGGCGGACGTGAGGCTCGGGGTGCGATGCCGCGGACTGAATATTCAGGATACAAGCGTGCGCGCCCTCGATCTGGACGGAGAGACGATCCGATTGGCGGACGACGATATCGTGATTTCTGCGCTGCCGCCCTCAATCGCCGGAGAACTGATCGCGGGGGTATCCGTTCCCGATGAATTTCGCGCAATCGTCAACGTCCATTTCGATATTGGCGGTGAACGGCGCGCGCGGATCATCGGCATCCTGGGCGGTTTGGCCGAGTGGTTGTTTCTGCGCGGAAACATCGCATCGGTGACGATCAGCGCCGCCGATCACGTCGTAGATGAGACCGCGAGCGATATTGCAGCCCGTATCTGGCACGAGATCGCCCGGATTCTGGCTATGAATCCGGATATTTTGCCGCCAGTTCGGGTCATTAAGGAAAAACGTGCGACTTTTGCACAGACGCCACAACAGATCAGCCGCCGCTCCGGACCCGAAACCGGGATCAGAAATCTTTGGCTGGCCGGAGATTGGACCGATACCGGGCTTCCGGCGACGATTGAGGGTGCAATCAGATCGGGGCATCGCTGTACAGGGTTAGCCTTGAATAGATGA
- the hpnD gene encoding presqualene diphosphate synthase HpnD, which translates to MSVHEPLPLEPDLPADPPDAYVEALVRRAGTSFFWAMRRLDTPRRRGVFAVYAFCRDVDDIADGDLPLDRKRELLDAWRHEIELLYGGTCHHPISRALLDPVRTFNLQKADFLAVIDGMEMDAAPRVRLADMDELALYCDRVACAVGRLCVRIFGLGEDEGVRLSAELGMALQLTNILRDIVEDAGRDRVYLPADLLAGAGADGEGIEDVITAPGLAGLCDDLADRAEKHFEAAKTVIAAADPDAVRPAVMMMQVYCRILDKLQKRGWQNLETDVGPSKFEKIMIAVRYGVFG; encoded by the coding sequence ATGAGCGTGCATGAGCCCCTGCCGTTGGAGCCGGACCTGCCGGCTGACCCGCCCGATGCCTATGTCGAGGCGCTGGTGAGGCGTGCAGGGACGTCTTTTTTCTGGGCCATGCGCCGACTGGATACGCCGCGCCGCCGGGGTGTTTTCGCCGTCTATGCCTTTTGCCGCGATGTCGACGATATCGCCGATGGCGATCTGCCGCTGGATCGCAAACGTGAACTGCTGGATGCCTGGCGCCATGAAATTGAATTGCTGTATGGCGGCACATGTCACCACCCGATTTCACGGGCCCTGCTGGACCCGGTCAGAACCTTCAATCTTCAAAAAGCCGATTTTCTGGCGGTAATCGACGGTATGGAAATGGATGCCGCACCGCGTGTCCGTCTCGCCGATATGGATGAGCTGGCGCTGTACTGCGACCGTGTGGCTTGCGCCGTCGGCAGGCTATGTGTCCGGATATTCGGCCTTGGCGAAGACGAGGGTGTTCGCCTTTCCGCCGAACTTGGGATGGCGCTGCAACTGACCAATATCCTTCGCGATATCGTCGAGGATGCGGGACGTGACCGGGTTTACCTGCCGGCGGATCTGCTGGCTGGTGCCGGTGCGGATGGCGAAGGTATCGAAGATGTGATCACCGCACCCGGCCTGGCGGGGCTTTGCGATGATCTTGCCGACCGTGCGGAAAAACACTTCGAGGCTGCGAAAACCGTAATCGCCGCAGCCGATCCCGATGCCGTTCGCCCGGCGGTGATGATGATGCAGGTCTATTGCCGTATTCTCGACAAACTGCAGAAACGAGGTTGGCAAAATCTTGAAACGGATGTCGGACCCTCGAAGTTTGAGAAAATCATGATTGCCGTAAGGTACGGAGTATTCGGGTGA
- a CDS encoding glycosyltransferase, with protein MTLFLAALSLSIWVYLSLFHGRFWHSDQLLNINSVNIEKAPDVVCVIPARDEADSIGRTVRALLDQDYAGNFRIVVVDDNSTDGTADAARAALKAGESKRLNIIDGEPLAEGWVGKMWAVHQGIAAAGDATYILLTDADIEHAPDSLSRLVGKAGDGQLGLVSLMVKLRSISAWEKFLIPAFVYFFQKLYPFPRVNDPEAPIAAAAGGCMLVHADTLKAAGGIAEIRDQLIDDCALARLIKRHRPVWLGLAEETYSLRAYDDLPSIWNMVARSAYVQLKHNPLLLAGTLAGMGILYVMPPLAVLSGILMSDPVLVSLGATAWLVMAWTYLPTLDLYRLNTLWSLSLPFAGTLYALMTLDSARRHYAGQGGAWKGRTYS; from the coding sequence ATGACGCTGTTCCTTGCCGCGCTATCGCTTTCGATCTGGGTCTATTTGAGCCTATTCCATGGGCGGTTTTGGCATTCAGATCAATTGCTTAATATAAATTCAGTTAATATAGAGAAAGCCCCCGATGTTGTATGCGTTATCCCGGCGCGTGACGAGGCGGACAGCATCGGCCGTACCGTACGTGCGCTGCTGGATCAGGACTATGCGGGGAATTTCCGGATTGTCGTCGTTGACGATAACAGCACGGACGGCACCGCCGATGCGGCCCGTGCCGCTTTGAAGGCTGGTGAGAGCAAGCGTTTGAATATCATCGATGGCGAGCCTCTGGCGGAAGGTTGGGTCGGCAAGATGTGGGCGGTGCATCAGGGGATCGCTGCGGCTGGGGATGCAACGTATATTCTTCTGACCGATGCCGATATCGAACATGCGCCGGACAGCTTAAGCAGACTGGTTGGCAAGGCCGGAGACGGACAGCTTGGTCTCGTCTCGCTGATGGTGAAGCTGAGAAGCATATCGGCCTGGGAGAAATTTCTGATTCCGGCATTCGTCTATTTCTTTCAAAAGCTTTATCCGTTTCCCCGCGTCAACGACCCTGAGGCACCAATAGCGGCGGCCGCCGGCGGCTGCATGCTGGTACATGCCGACACACTCAAGGCTGCAGGCGGGATCGCCGAAATTCGCGATCAGCTCATTGATGACTGCGCTCTGGCACGGCTGATCAAGCGGCACCGTCCGGTCTGGCTCGGATTGGCGGAAGAGACATACAGCCTGCGGGCATACGATGACTTGCCGTCGATCTGGAACATGGTGGCACGATCCGCCTATGTGCAGTTGAAGCACAATCCTCTGCTGCTGGCAGGGACTCTCGCCGGCATGGGCATTCTGTATGTAATGCCGCCGTTAGCCGTTTTGTCCGGGATTTTGATGTCGGATCCGGTTTTGGTGTCGCTGGGCGCTACCGCATGGCTGGTTATGGCCTGGACATACCTGCCGACACTGGATTTGTACCGGCTGAATACGCTCTGGTCTTTGTCTCTGCCTTTTGCGGGCACGCTTTATGCGCTGATGACACTGGATTCGGCCCGGCGTCATTATGCCGGGCAGGGTGGTGCCTGGAAGGGGCGGACCTATTCCTGA
- the hpnC gene encoding squalene synthase HpnC, with product MNTSSAPPEAEVETPSGKDAAYENFPVGSFLLPPAARPHVAVFYRYARAIDDIADNPMLTSDEKISRLDGFAAAVVGDETKDPAYRTGIEMRQSLIASAVSERHCLDLIDAFKQDVVKARYDGWDDLMGYCIRSAAPVGRYLIDLTGGTTDGYVSSDALCNALQVINHLQDCQDDYRTLDRVYLPMGWMKEAGATVEMLDERKASPALRIVIDRCLAATRELMRDARPLPASVASRRLAMESAAIIRIADALIGKLASNDPLAARVELTKPGYACCIVRGAVAGLFA from the coding sequence GTGAACACATCGTCAGCGCCGCCTGAGGCGGAGGTTGAAACGCCTTCAGGCAAGGACGCGGCGTATGAAAACTTTCCTGTCGGCTCATTTCTCTTGCCACCTGCAGCGCGGCCGCATGTTGCCGTGTTTTATCGGTATGCCCGTGCGATCGATGACATTGCCGATAACCCGATGCTCACATCAGATGAAAAAATCAGTCGTCTGGACGGGTTTGCCGCCGCCGTAGTTGGGGATGAAACCAAGGACCCTGCTTACCGGACGGGTATCGAGATGCGGCAAAGCCTGATTGCATCGGCGGTTTCCGAGCGGCATTGCCTTGATCTCATCGATGCCTTCAAACAGGACGTAGTCAAAGCCCGCTATGACGGCTGGGATGATCTGATGGGCTATTGTATCCGTTCCGCGGCACCCGTGGGCCGCTATCTGATCGATCTGACCGGCGGAACAACCGATGGCTATGTGTCGTCTGATGCGCTCTGTAACGCCTTGCAGGTCATCAATCACTTGCAGGATTGTCAGGACGATTACAGAACCCTGGACCGGGTCTACCTGCCCATGGGATGGATGAAAGAAGCCGGGGCCACGGTTGAAATGCTCGATGAAAGGAAGGCTTCTCCAGCGCTTCGTATCGTGATCGACCGATGTCTGGCAGCGACACGAGAATTGATGCGCGATGCCCGGCCTTTGCCCGCGAGTGTTGCCAGCCGCCGTCTGGCCATGGAAAGCGCTGCCATTATCCGGATCGCCGATGCCCTGATCGGCAAACTGGCTTCGAACGATCCACTGGCGGCGCGTGTCGAATTAACAAAACCCGGTTATGCATGTTGCATCGTGCGCGGTGCCGTTGCCGGTTTATTTGCCTGA